In the Streptomyces sp. SJL17-4 genome, AGGGCGTCGTACAGGGGGTCGGCTACCGGCCCTTCGTGTACACGCTCGCCCACGAGCTGGGGCTCACCGGCTGGGTGCTCAACGACTCCCTCGGCGTCCTCACCGAGGTGTACGGGAGCCCCGTGTCCCTGACCGCCTTCGCCCGCGCCCTGCGGGACCGGGCGCCCCTGCTCGCCCGGGTGAACGGGGTGCGCGTCGAGGAGACGTCCGCGGGCGGCGACGTGCCGGCGGACTTCACCATCCGGGAGAGCGTCCGGGGCGGCGACGCCCGGACGACCGTTCCCCCCGACTCGCACGTCTGCCCCGACTGCCTGGCCGAGGTGCGCGACCCGGGCGACCGCCGCCACCGCTACCCGTTCGCCAACTGCACCCATTGCGGACCCCGTTACTCGATCATCCGGGATCTGCCCTACGACCGGGCGCAGACCACCATGGGTTCCTTCACCCTGTGCGAGGAGTGCCGGCACGAGTACGAGGACCCGCGCGACCGCCGGTACCACGCCCAGCCCACCGCCTGCCCGGCGTGCGGGCCCCGGGTCACCCTGTCCGGGCCGGACGGTGTCCTCGCCGAGGCGGACGAGGCCATGACCGCGGCCGTCGAGGCGCTCGCCGCCGGCCGGATCGTCGCCGTCAAGAGCGTCGGTGGCTTCCACCTGGCCGTCGACGCCCGGGACGCCGAGGCCGTGGCCCGGCTCCGGAGCCGAAAGAAGCGTGACTCCAAGCCCTTCGCGGTGATGGTGGAGGACCTCGCCACGGTCGGCCGGATCGCCGTCCACGGCCGGGCGGAGGACGAGCTGCTCCGGTCCCCGGCCCGGCCGATCGTCCTGCTGCGCAAGGTGCCCCACGGCCTGCCCGAGGCCGTCGCGCCGCGGAACCCGAACATCGGCGTCATGCTGCCCTCGGCACCCCTGCACCACCTGCTGCTCGACCATCCCTCGCTCGACGTTCTCGTGATGACCAGCGGCAACATCTCCGGCTACCCCATCGTCCATCGCAACGAGGACGCGCTCGCCCAGCTGTTCGAGGTGGCCGATCTGGTCCTCCACCACGACCGGGACATCCACATACGGGTGGACGACTCCGTGGTCCGGTGCACCGACCACCCGGGTCTCGACGAGCCCGTCATCACCTTCCTGCGGCGCTCGCGCGGCTACGCCCCGTATCCGGTGACGGTCGACGCGCTCCCCGAGCCGATCCTGGCCTACGGAGCCGAGCTGAAGACGACGATCGCTCTCGGCTCCGGCGACGAGGTGTACGTCAGCCAGCACATCGGCGACCTCAAGAACGACGAGACCTTCGCCTCGCACCGGCAGACCGCCGCCCACCTCGCCGAGCTGTACGGCCTGAAGCCCCGCTTCGTCGCCTGCGATCTGCACCCCTCCTTCCGCTCGCACATCCTGGCCGACGCCGAGGAGGGCGTCGAGGTGATCGCCGTGCAGCACCACCACGCCCACATGGCTTCCTGCATGGCGGAGAACCGGATCGAGGGCACCACCCTCGGCGTGGTCTTCGACGGCGCCGGTTACGGCACCGACGGCACCATCTGGGGCGGCGAGTTCCTGCTCGGCGACTACGCCGGCGTCCGCCGTACCGCACGGCTGCGCCACATCCCCCTGCTCGGCGGCGACAAGGCCGTCCACGAACCGATCCGCACGGCCTACGCACTGGCCCTCGACGCCTTCGGCGGGGACGTGGACGCGGCCCTCGCCGCCTTCCCCGTCCTCGGCGAACTCACCGAGCAGGAACGGCACGTGTACGCCACGATGGCCCGCCGAGGAGTGAACGCACCGCCGGCCTCCAGCATGGGGCGCCTCTTCGACGGCGTCGCCGCCCTCCTCGGTGTCTGCTCCCGGGCGGAGTACGAGGCCCAGGGCCCCATCGAGCTCGAAGGGCTTCTCGGCCGCGACCTCACGCTCGCGGAGCCGTACCCCTTCGCCTTCGGGCCCGCCGTCGACTCCGCGCCCGGAGAGCGGACCGTCGAGATCGACTTCCGGCCGGTCGTCCGGGCGATCGCCGCCGATCTCGCCGCCGGCCTCGGCACCGTCGAGATCAGCCGCCGCTTCCACTCGGCCGTCGTCGATCTCGTCCGTCACCGGGGAGCCGAGGAGTGCCGGGCCGCGGGCACCGACCGGGTCGTCCTGTCCGGCGGCGTCTTCCTCAACGAGTTCCTGCTCGTCAACTCGCTGCTCGCCCTGCGTGCCGCCGGCCTGTCCGCGCACGCCCACTGCCTGGTCCCCACCAACGACGGAGGCATCGCCCTGGGGCAGGTGATGGTCGCGGCCGCCCGCTCCGGCCCGTCCTCCGCGGCCGCAGCCGCGCGGCCCGCCTCGAACGAACGATGAAAGGAACGCCGATGGCCCCCGCAGAGATCACCCTCAGCGACGTCGTCCGGCTGCTCTCCGAGCACGAGGAGGCCGCCGCACGGACGCTGAGCCTCGTGCCGTCCGAGAACGCCATGTCCGGACTGGCCAAGCTGCCCATGCTCCTGGACTCGTACCACCGCTACTTCTTCAACGAGACCGACGATCCCGGCCGTTGGCACTTCCGGGGCGCGCAGGGCCTGCGCGACGTCGAGACCGGCGTCGCCATCCCGCTCCTGGAACGTCTCGGCAAGGCCGACTACGTCTCGGTACGACCGCTCAGCGGCCTCAACGCGATGACGCTCGCCCTGGCCACCCTCGGCGGCGACCCGGGCTCCACCGTCGTCACCATCGGCCCCGAGAACGGCGGCCACTACGCCACTCCGAGCGTCGCCCAACGGCTCGGCCTGCGAGTCGAGTTCCTCCGGGGTCCCGACCCGCACGCCCTCGACCTCGACCATGCCGCCGAGCTGCTTCGCCGGGTGCGGCCCACGCTCGTCTACGTCGACCAGTCCCACTGCCTCTTCC is a window encoding:
- the hypF gene encoding carbamoyltransferase HypF, producing the protein MRSENSTGETGETGETGAVGGTGPGPSERWLIRVEGVVQGVGYRPFVYTLAHELGLTGWVLNDSLGVLTEVYGSPVSLTAFARALRDRAPLLARVNGVRVEETSAGGDVPADFTIRESVRGGDARTTVPPDSHVCPDCLAEVRDPGDRRHRYPFANCTHCGPRYSIIRDLPYDRAQTTMGSFTLCEECRHEYEDPRDRRYHAQPTACPACGPRVTLSGPDGVLAEADEAMTAAVEALAAGRIVAVKSVGGFHLAVDARDAEAVARLRSRKKRDSKPFAVMVEDLATVGRIAVHGRAEDELLRSPARPIVLLRKVPHGLPEAVAPRNPNIGVMLPSAPLHHLLLDHPSLDVLVMTSGNISGYPIVHRNEDALAQLFEVADLVLHHDRDIHIRVDDSVVRCTDHPGLDEPVITFLRRSRGYAPYPVTVDALPEPILAYGAELKTTIALGSGDEVYVSQHIGDLKNDETFASHRQTAAHLAELYGLKPRFVACDLHPSFRSHILADAEEGVEVIAVQHHHAHMASCMAENRIEGTTLGVVFDGAGYGTDGTIWGGEFLLGDYAGVRRTARLRHIPLLGGDKAVHEPIRTAYALALDAFGGDVDAALAAFPVLGELTEQERHVYATMARRGVNAPPASSMGRLFDGVAALLGVCSRAEYEAQGPIELEGLLGRDLTLAEPYPFAFGPAVDSAPGERTVEIDFRPVVRAIAADLAAGLGTVEISRRFHSAVVDLVRHRGAEECRAAGTDRVVLSGGVFLNEFLLVNSLLALRAAGLSAHAHCLVPTNDGGIALGQVMVAAARSGPSSAAAAARPASNER